A single window of Thiomicrorhabdus immobilis DNA harbors:
- the rlmB gene encoding 23S rRNA (guanosine(2251)-2'-O)-methyltransferase RlmB encodes MKQEVIYGLHAVEKFIKQSPQSVYTISFLKGRLNNRQQALHDQAKHLGLNLELVSKSAFNKIDGNHQGVMATVAKQADLTESDLKNLIEETSNPLFVFLDEVQDPHNLGAILRTADAVGAHAVIIPKHNSVGMNATVRKVASGAADNVKLIVVSNLVRTMKEMQQAGMWMIGLAGETDQTIYDHDLTGSIGIVMGTEGSGLRRLTREACDHLAAIPMMGVVESLNVSVATGVTLYEAFRQRKIKS; translated from the coding sequence ATGAAACAAGAAGTCATTTATGGTTTGCATGCGGTTGAGAAGTTTATCAAGCAATCTCCACAGTCGGTTTACACCATCAGCTTTTTAAAAGGACGATTAAATAACCGTCAACAAGCTTTGCATGATCAAGCTAAGCATTTGGGATTGAATCTTGAATTAGTCAGTAAATCAGCATTCAATAAGATTGATGGCAATCATCAAGGGGTTATGGCAACGGTCGCCAAGCAGGCCGATTTAACCGAGTCTGATTTAAAGAACTTGATTGAAGAAACCAGTAATCCGCTTTTTGTTTTTTTAGATGAGGTTCAAGACCCACATAATTTAGGCGCCATCCTAAGAACCGCGGATGCGGTTGGTGCACATGCCGTTATTATTCCTAAGCATAATTCTGTTGGCATGAATGCTACGGTACGAAAGGTGGCTTCCGGTGCGGCGGATAATGTTAAATTGATTGTGGTTTCTAATTTGGTTAGAACCATGAAAGAGATGCAGCAGGCGGGAATGTGGATGATTGGTTTGGCGGGTGAAACCGATCAAACCATCTATGACCACGACTTAACTGGTTCAATCGGCATTGTCATGGGTACGGAAGGAAGTGGCTTACGTCGCTTAACCAGAGAAGCTTGTGATCACTTAGCTGCCATCCCAATGATGGGTGTGGTTGAGAGTTTAAATGTGTCTGTTGCCACTGGTGTGACTTTATATGAAGCATTTAGACAGAGAAAAATTAAATCTTAA
- a CDS encoding PfkB family carbohydrate kinase, with protein MSKILGIGNAVLDVILTVDHHPLEDEELRAQSKHIETGGNVNNTLYVLNQLGHDTDICTTVAADSEAKQLISGLNARNISTEHTQKFIKGRTPTSYVTINAQNGHRTIVHYRDLPEISFDFFAKIEIEEYDWLHFEGRNTSQLPGMLNIAKTFLTHQPISLEVEKPREGIEALFGSVNLLIFSHHYATAKGFENGQALLESLSSHNVNMVCTWGEQGVWFKPINAAIEHIEAENVSPIIDTLAAGDTFNAGLIHSLIEKNNLKDAVIFANKLAAKKCQQPGLDNLLEERPNSKPLANMKQLSNAKTMVVTSDSGQSLVLIKYENSVRCYLNNCPHQDVPLDEAYKIDVNPFEKTMKCSVHDAYFNIEDGLCIDGPCWDESLKKVGVKVDENGDIYTA; from the coding sequence ATGTCAAAAATTTTAGGTATCGGAAATGCCGTGCTCGATGTCATATTAACTGTCGACCACCATCCTTTAGAAGATGAAGAATTACGCGCTCAAAGTAAACATATAGAAACTGGTGGCAACGTAAACAATACCTTATATGTATTAAACCAATTAGGACACGATACCGACATCTGCACCACGGTAGCCGCTGACAGTGAAGCCAAGCAGCTTATTTCTGGTTTAAACGCCCGCAATATATCTACTGAGCATACCCAAAAGTTCATCAAAGGCCGTACACCCACGTCTTATGTTACAATAAACGCCCAAAATGGTCACCGTACTATTGTTCACTACCGAGATTTGCCTGAAATCAGTTTTGATTTTTTTGCCAAAATTGAGATTGAGGAGTACGACTGGTTACATTTTGAAGGCCGCAATACCTCTCAATTACCCGGCATGTTGAATATTGCCAAAACATTCTTAACCCACCAGCCAATCTCCCTAGAAGTGGAAAAACCTAGAGAAGGTATCGAAGCCTTATTTGGCAGCGTCAACCTACTGATTTTCTCCCACCACTATGCAACAGCCAAAGGGTTTGAAAACGGCCAAGCTTTACTTGAAAGCCTAAGCTCACACAATGTCAACATGGTCTGTACCTGGGGAGAGCAAGGGGTTTGGTTTAAACCAATCAACGCCGCTATCGAACACATAGAGGCTGAAAACGTTAGCCCAATCATAGATACATTAGCGGCAGGAGATACCTTCAATGCAGGCCTAATCCACTCTTTGATAGAAAAGAACAACTTAAAAGATGCCGTCATTTTTGCTAATAAACTCGCTGCCAAAAAATGCCAACAACCAGGCCTGGACAATCTGCTTGAAGAACGTCCTAACAGCAAACCGCTGGCAAACATGAAACAGCTGAGCAATGCTAAAACCATGGTGGTCACCAGCGATTCTGGCCAGTCGTTGGTACTCATCAAATATGAAAACAGTGTTCGTTGTTATTTAAACAACTGTCCACATCAGGACGTGCCTTTAGACGAGGCTTATAAGATTGATGTGAACCCGTTTGAAAAAACCATGAAATGCTCGGTACATGACGCCTATTTCAATATTGAAGACGGCCTATGTATCGATGGCCCTTGTTGGGATGAATCGCTGAAAAAAGTTGGTGTGAAAGTTGATGAAAATGGCGATATCTATACGGCTTGA
- the fnr gene encoding fumarate/nitrate reduction transcriptional regulator Fnr, whose product MNNRNEKIHWAIMNEMKSAFNASCFNCGLQKICFPTGLLKTDIDRLDDIVERKSPLKKNQHLYEAGQKFTSIFAIRAGAVKLYSYSDLGEEIVHGFYLPGDVVGFDGLIENAYLYNAVALDSTSVCNLPFDQLSELSLKIPNLNQQILTVMSKKMHDGRMHSELLIKRNADQRVAQFIWNMAERYKNRGYAYDEFRLSILHRDVALYLGLTPETVSRILAKFNADHIVSWKKKEVIIYNEKLLKNIAGISSCEVCKEAG is encoded by the coding sequence TTGAATAATCGTAACGAAAAAATTCATTGGGCTATTATGAATGAAATGAAATCTGCATTTAACGCAAGTTGTTTTAATTGTGGTTTGCAAAAAATATGTTTTCCTACCGGTTTACTAAAGACAGATATTGATCGTTTAGATGATATCGTTGAACGAAAATCACCACTCAAAAAAAACCAACACCTTTATGAAGCTGGTCAAAAGTTTACTTCTATCTTTGCCATTAGAGCAGGAGCGGTAAAGCTTTACTCTTACTCTGATCTTGGTGAGGAGATTGTGCACGGCTTCTATTTGCCGGGTGATGTCGTTGGGTTTGATGGTTTGATAGAAAATGCCTACCTATACAATGCTGTGGCCCTGGATAGTACAAGTGTCTGTAATTTACCATTTGATCAGTTGAGCGAACTCTCTCTTAAGATTCCTAATCTTAATCAGCAAATTTTAACGGTGATGAGCAAAAAGATGCATGATGGAAGAATGCATTCTGAGTTACTGATTAAACGTAATGCTGACCAAAGGGTTGCACAATTTATTTGGAATATGGCCGAACGTTATAAAAATCGTGGCTACGCTTATGATGAATTCCGCTTAAGTATTTTACATAGGGATGTTGCCTTGTATTTAGGGTTAACGCCTGAAACGGTTTCACGCATTTTGGCTAAGTTCAATGCCGATCATATCGTCAGTTGGAAAAAGAAAGAAGTCATTATCTATAACGAGAAGCTTCTTAAGAACATTGCTGGTATAAGCAGTTGTGAGGTGTGCAAAGAAGCGGGCTGA
- the pal gene encoding peptidoglycan-associated lipoprotein Pal encodes MSFKSITQLFLVGFLGFTLVGCSSTPKTDSDSSNKDVATNQVDADIEAAKRAAAERAAADLEAKKAELKAAIDGKVVHFDFDMSEIRPSDYALIKAHADYMSLVPGASLTVSGYCDERGTREYNLALGERRANAVQNALVAEGVSPSRINVISFGEDNPVDEAHSESAWAKNRRAEFSY; translated from the coding sequence ATGTCTTTCAAAAGCATTACACAATTATTTTTAGTTGGTTTTTTAGGTTTCACATTAGTCGGTTGTAGTTCTACTCCTAAAACAGATTCAGATAGCAGTAATAAAGATGTGGCAACAAATCAGGTTGATGCGGATATTGAAGCTGCAAAAAGAGCGGCTGCAGAGCGTGCGGCTGCAGACTTGGAAGCTAAGAAAGCTGAACTGAAAGCGGCTATTGATGGCAAAGTGGTTCATTTCGATTTCGATATGTCTGAAATTCGTCCAAGTGACTATGCGTTAATTAAAGCACACGCCGATTATATGTCTTTAGTTCCTGGAGCTTCTTTGACTGTTAGCGGTTATTGCGATGAGCGTGGTACGCGTGAATATAACTTAGCTTTAGGTGAGCGTCGTGCAAATGCCGTTCAAAATGCATTGGTTGCAGAGGGTGTAAGTCCTAGCCGTATTAACGTGATCAGTTTCGGTGAAGATAACCCGGTTGATGAAGCACATTCTGAGAGTGCTTGGGCAAAAAACCGTCGCGCTGAGTTTTCATACTAA
- the pepN gene encoding aminopeptidase N, with translation MKNDTPVEHYLKDYQAPHFEVESVFLEFDLAPLNTQVTNTLKVKNLSQQPKMVLDGENVKLVSVFLDGRDLTAQCEQGKETLTIPTLGLDQFELKIETVIEPQNNTALEGLYRTSGNYCTQCEAEGFRKITYFFDRPDVLTLFTTKIIADKSENSVLLSNGNLIESGELADNRHYAVWQDPFKKPCYLFALVAGNLACVKEVYHSADGRDIDLRIYVEPKNIDKCEHAMDSLIKSMKWDEERFGLIYDLDIYMIVAVDDFNMGAMENKGLNVFNSKFVLAKPDTATDVDYEGIEAVIGHEYFHNWTGNRVTCRDWFQLTLKEGLTVFRDQEFTADMLSPAVKRIEDVKRLRTNQFPEDAGPMSHPIQPQSYIEMNNFYTMTVYEKGAEVVRLYHTLLGENGFRKGMDLYFSRHDGQAVTVEDFRNAMADANGVDLAQMHQWYLQSGTPILSVATDYDAGSKLFTLTLSQRIPKLEGGFKPMLIPVKMALFSEEGASLALNVAVEDRDNIVINGSEGLLKLTETTQKFSFEQVESNPIVSLLRGFSAPVILEYEQSNQDLAKLASFDSDSFVRWESMQTLALREIKRNISNYETGQNLQISDYFAQAFAGVLADSTIDKALKALTLTLPDLTYIGEQYQQMNVDAIYHVHRWLKQELATQYEGQFLTIYADLNKSEKVYRYQKEDIANRKLKNLCLQYLMLLPNQIQLGAEQFTQSSNMTDVLAALESLSHTDSLERQSCLNAFYDKWKEDTLVLDKWFSLQAGSHHLHSLSHVKELVEHKDFVYTNPNRVRSVLGVFGRLNMLGFHQASGEGYRFMAEQVIKLNRINPQVAARIVAPFTHWKRYDQQRQDMMKQALQQILESENLSKDVYEIVSKSLNAG, from the coding sequence ATGAAAAATGATACCCCTGTAGAACATTATCTTAAAGATTACCAAGCACCTCATTTTGAGGTTGAATCCGTTTTTTTAGAGTTCGATTTAGCTCCCCTAAATACCCAGGTAACCAATACCCTGAAGGTTAAGAATTTGTCGCAACAGCCAAAAATGGTTCTGGATGGTGAAAACGTAAAGCTGGTTTCCGTCTTTCTGGATGGTCGTGATTTGACCGCGCAATGTGAGCAGGGAAAAGAAACGTTAACCATTCCCACCTTAGGCTTGGATCAATTTGAGTTGAAAATTGAAACGGTAATTGAGCCTCAGAACAATACGGCTTTAGAAGGGCTTTATCGAACGAGCGGTAATTACTGTACTCAATGTGAAGCGGAAGGTTTTCGAAAGATCACTTATTTTTTTGATCGTCCCGATGTTCTGACATTATTTACCACTAAAATCATTGCCGATAAGTCTGAAAACTCAGTATTGCTGTCCAATGGTAATCTGATTGAATCAGGTGAACTTGCGGATAACCGTCATTATGCTGTTTGGCAGGATCCTTTCAAAAAACCATGTTATTTGTTTGCCTTGGTTGCAGGGAATTTAGCTTGTGTAAAAGAGGTTTATCATAGCGCGGATGGTCGCGATATCGATTTAAGAATCTACGTCGAGCCTAAAAATATCGATAAATGTGAACATGCTATGGATTCGCTGATTAAGTCGATGAAATGGGATGAGGAGCGATTCGGTTTAATTTACGATTTAGATATTTACATGATTGTCGCTGTTGATGATTTCAATATGGGGGCAATGGAAAACAAAGGGTTGAATGTATTCAATTCCAAATTTGTCCTCGCCAAACCTGATACAGCCACAGACGTTGACTATGAAGGTATCGAAGCGGTCATCGGGCATGAATATTTCCATAACTGGACAGGGAATCGTGTTACATGTCGTGATTGGTTCCAGTTGACGCTTAAAGAAGGTTTAACGGTCTTTAGGGATCAGGAGTTTACTGCAGATATGCTTTCGCCTGCAGTTAAGCGCATTGAAGACGTCAAACGTTTGCGTACGAATCAATTTCCTGAAGATGCCGGACCTATGTCGCATCCTATTCAACCACAATCCTATATTGAGATGAATAACTTCTATACCATGACGGTTTATGAAAAGGGAGCTGAAGTGGTTAGGCTTTACCATACCTTATTAGGTGAAAATGGCTTTAGAAAGGGTATGGATCTGTATTTCTCTAGGCATGATGGCCAGGCGGTTACCGTTGAAGACTTCAGAAATGCGATGGCAGATGCGAATGGTGTCGATTTGGCACAAATGCATCAGTGGTACTTGCAAAGCGGTACGCCAATATTGTCGGTTGCAACCGATTATGATGCTGGGTCTAAATTGTTTACGTTAACCCTGTCGCAAAGAATTCCAAAGCTAGAGGGTGGGTTTAAGCCAATGTTAATCCCGGTTAAGATGGCGCTGTTTTCAGAAGAGGGTGCTTCTTTGGCTCTTAATGTTGCCGTAGAAGATAGAGATAACATCGTCATTAATGGTTCAGAGGGGCTTTTAAAGTTAACGGAGACAACGCAAAAATTCAGTTTTGAGCAGGTTGAGAGCAATCCTATTGTTTCCTTATTAAGAGGCTTTTCTGCCCCGGTTATTCTTGAATATGAACAGAGTAATCAAGATTTGGCTAAATTGGCCAGCTTTGATTCAGACAGCTTTGTGCGTTGGGAATCGATGCAAACTTTGGCGTTAAGGGAGATTAAGCGTAATATTTCTAACTATGAAACAGGGCAAAATCTGCAAATCTCTGACTACTTCGCTCAGGCCTTTGCCGGTGTTCTAGCCGATTCGACTATTGATAAGGCTCTAAAAGCACTTACGTTAACTTTACCTGATTTAACCTATATCGGTGAGCAGTATCAGCAGATGAATGTTGATGCGATATATCATGTGCATCGCTGGCTAAAACAAGAACTGGCAACTCAGTATGAGGGTCAATTCTTGACTATCTATGCAGATTTAAATAAGTCTGAAAAAGTCTATCGATATCAAAAAGAGGATATTGCGAACCGTAAACTAAAAAATCTATGTTTGCAGTATTTAATGTTGCTACCCAATCAAATTCAGCTCGGTGCAGAACAGTTTACACAGAGTTCCAATATGACGGATGTTTTGGCAGCGCTAGAAAGTTTATCCCATACCGATAGCCTTGAGCGCCAATCTTGCTTAAATGCATTCTATGATAAGTGGAAAGAGGATACGTTGGTTTTAGATAAATGGTTTAGCTTGCAGGCGGGGTCACATCATCTTCATTCCTTAAGCCATGTAAAGGAGCTGGTTGAGCACAAGGATTTTGTTTATACCAATCCAAATAGGGTAAGAAGTGTTTTGGGTGTGTTTGGACGTTTGAATATGCTAGGTTTTCACCAGGCCAGTGGAGAGGGTTATCGTTTTATGGCTGAACAAGTTATCAAGCTCAATAGAATTAATCCACAAGTTGCCGCTAGGATTGTTGCGCCTTTCACCCATTGGAAACGATACGATCAACAGCGTCAAGATATGATGAAGCAGGCTTTACAACAAATTTTAGAGAGTGAGAACCTTTCAAAAGATGTATATGAAATTGTGTCAAAATCGCTAAATGCAGGTTGA
- a CDS encoding penicillin-binding protein activator codes for MKKIHLALIGIALSLPMASFAYAEGEWDDFFRDSKPRSLLDVGKTKPYVENTPAKERHLQQAKRLDQEILILRAEMSKKNGDQKQVAQYLKELKKQYIIPAFQNRVAELEKYLASVPKPSLLSFFSFSKDIVFPMQDPQAVVAIVLPTSGRFQQVGLELQNTLQRGLKQAGFKGKLIALDSGLYSSAFEMWEVLKYYEPDFIFGPLQKERILQWQQLATGVSTLYFNEVGSLSSSEYSLSPSKQAGLEQVFQVLNQAQYQKILVLKNRDDVSEQLEQAFHQAWSQFNNPNDYHVQTIDKTVGQVIDDALHSQNSKERHQWLQTVLRQPLEFEPRARKDIEAVISFVPENQAIQIAPYLHFLSLNQTITHIWYPSKTPSQSYLSANRDAWVQTFAILPLFFSSEFLKNQTSTTSIEKNGLFHALGEVAIEIVKNPSESSKVDTLVESAFGTYVRDANGQFYLLPTVYWADNGVFERFTIQSE; via the coding sequence ATGAAAAAAATTCATCTAGCTCTAATCGGAATAGCGTTAAGTTTGCCGATGGCAAGCTTTGCCTATGCTGAAGGGGAGTGGGATGATTTTTTTCGGGATAGTAAGCCAAGAAGCTTGCTAGATGTTGGTAAAACGAAGCCATACGTTGAGAATACCCCTGCTAAAGAGAGGCATCTTCAGCAAGCAAAAAGGCTTGATCAAGAAATTTTAATCTTACGTGCTGAGATGTCAAAAAAAAATGGTGATCAAAAGCAAGTTGCCCAGTATCTAAAAGAACTTAAAAAACAGTATATTATTCCGGCTTTCCAAAATAGAGTGGCGGAACTCGAAAAGTATTTGGCATCGGTGCCTAAACCGTCGTTATTGTCGTTCTTTTCTTTTTCCAAAGACATTGTGTTTCCTATGCAAGATCCACAAGCTGTGGTGGCGATTGTTTTGCCAACCAGCGGGCGTTTTCAACAGGTTGGGCTTGAGCTGCAGAATACCTTGCAGCGCGGGCTTAAACAAGCGGGGTTTAAGGGTAAGTTAATCGCTCTAGATTCGGGGCTATACTCATCGGCTTTTGAAATGTGGGAGGTTCTAAAATATTATGAACCCGACTTTATTTTTGGCCCATTGCAGAAAGAACGCATTCTGCAATGGCAACAGTTGGCGACCGGGGTATCGACTTTATATTTCAATGAAGTGGGTTCATTGTCTTCTTCTGAATATAGTCTTTCCCCTAGTAAGCAAGCTGGGTTGGAGCAGGTCTTCCAAGTTTTAAATCAAGCACAGTATCAAAAAATACTGGTTCTTAAAAACCGTGACGATGTTTCCGAGCAATTGGAGCAGGCTTTTCACCAGGCCTGGTCACAATTTAATAACCCTAATGATTATCATGTGCAAACCATTGATAAAACCGTTGGGCAAGTCATTGATGATGCTTTACACTCGCAAAACTCAAAAGAGCGTCACCAATGGTTACAAACGGTATTAAGACAGCCGTTGGAGTTTGAACCGAGGGCTCGTAAAGATATTGAGGCAGTAATCTCTTTTGTTCCTGAAAATCAAGCAATTCAAATTGCGCCTTATCTACACTTTCTATCTTTAAATCAAACCATTACCCATATTTGGTACCCGAGTAAAACACCCAGCCAATCCTATTTGAGTGCAAACAGAGATGCGTGGGTGCAAACGTTTGCAATTCTTCCCTTATTTTTTTCAAGCGAATTTTTAAAAAATCAAACCTCAACAACATCAATTGAAAAAAATGGCCTGTTTCATGCTTTAGGAGAAGTGGCGATAGAGATTGTCAAAAATCCGAGTGAGTCTTCAAAGGTCGACACCTTGGTGGAAAGTGCATTTGGAACCTATGTTCGAGATGCAAATGGACAATTTTACCTTTTGCCAACTGTTTATTGGGCAGACAACGGTGTTTTTGAAAGATTTACTATTCAATCAGAATAA
- a CDS encoding LPP20 family lipoprotein encodes MKKTSFLIAGVASTLVLSGCLQTKNDEPQAVQVHHVPMVESQGAVSKSIATPAPVQKPELLKVTGIGYGAESTFAAYTSGQRRLMAIRSSKLDAYRALAEQLYGIKIDSNTSVSTLTAKNDSFRARVNAVVRGARVVSVTPMADNNYETVLEVYVDKKFFEEAFVYTASKAAAVEPEQAYKVSSY; translated from the coding sequence ATGAAGAAGACATCATTTTTAATTGCTGGAGTAGCAAGCACTTTAGTTCTGTCGGGTTGTTTGCAGACTAAAAACGATGAGCCACAAGCCGTACAAGTACATCATGTACCGATGGTTGAATCTCAGGGAGCTGTTTCTAAATCAATCGCCACTCCTGCTCCTGTACAAAAGCCTGAGTTATTGAAAGTAACCGGAATTGGTTATGGTGCAGAAAGTACTTTTGCCGCCTATACATCGGGTCAACGACGTTTAATGGCGATTCGTTCATCTAAACTTGACGCTTACCGAGCATTAGCAGAACAGTTGTATGGTATTAAAATTGATAGTAATACTTCTGTATCAACCTTGACCGCCAAGAATGATAGCTTTAGAGCGCGAGTAAATGCCGTTGTTAGAGGCGCTAGAGTCGTGAGTGTGACGCCAATGGCAGATAATAACTATGAAACGGTTTTGGAAGTCTATGTGGATAAAAAATTCTTTGAGGAAGCTTTTGTTTATACAGCATCTAAAGCGGCTGCGGTAGAGCCTGAACAGGCTTATAAAGTAAGTTCTTACTAA
- a CDS encoding PilZ domain-containing protein, whose protein sequence is MRKDQRSYYRIDVIMPCSYRILSLEQAIETALPSTPDAKYIEEYFMENLSQLDAQINEVISHINQKSSLLASALTAMNSKINFLLQTIDEKQLSRAIPQRLVNLSGGGIAIDVEEDVKITDKVDLLIKPLQNESPILVRCDVVSVTPLADGSEGSTIALSYQSLSEDDRRKLVYFIQAKEIEFAQKNRNKEQHNK, encoded by the coding sequence ATGCGTAAAGACCAACGCTCTTACTACCGAATTGATGTCATCATGCCTTGTAGCTATCGTATATTGTCGTTAGAACAAGCTATTGAAACGGCATTACCAAGCACTCCAGATGCGAAGTATATTGAAGAATACTTTATGGAGAACTTGTCTCAGCTAGACGCTCAGATCAATGAGGTAATTTCTCATATCAATCAAAAAAGTTCGCTACTGGCTTCAGCACTGACTGCCATGAATAGTAAAATCAATTTTCTATTGCAAACCATCGATGAAAAACAGCTTAGCCGAGCCATTCCACAGCGCTTAGTTAATTTAAGTGGTGGCGGCATTGCGATAGATGTAGAAGAAGATGTGAAAATAACGGATAAAGTTGATTTACTTATCAAGCCACTGCAAAATGAATCCCCCATCTTGGTACGTTGTGATGTTGTGAGTGTAACCCCTCTTGCCGACGGTTCTGAAGGCTCTACAATTGCATTATCATATCAATCTCTATCTGAAGATGATCGACGTAAACTGGTTTACTTCATTCAAGCTAAAGAGATTGAGTTTGCCCAGAAAAACCGTAACAAAGAACAACACAACAAATAA
- the flgN gene encoding flagellar export chaperone FlgN produces the protein MHPTSDEVKFDLKLFSSQTESLLRLLKKFSEQLDLESESIRKNLADQILKTTANKQELADKLNSETSALNFNLEKSGLNLNTLVESQLFKTLPKDLQQQTQALISLVQECHDKNLANGMSIQMLSNINQHALDLISGKHKQDIKLYGSSGEKTQSGNQSSLGKA, from the coding sequence ATGCACCCTACCTCAGACGAAGTTAAATTTGATTTAAAACTGTTTTCCTCACAAACAGAGTCATTACTTCGTCTTTTAAAGAAGTTTTCAGAACAGCTTGATTTAGAATCTGAATCCATTAGAAAAAATTTAGCTGATCAAATTCTAAAGACCACGGCCAATAAACAAGAGTTGGCAGACAAGCTTAATTCAGAAACCTCAGCGTTAAATTTCAATTTAGAAAAAAGCGGTTTAAATCTAAACACCCTCGTTGAATCTCAACTATTCAAGACCCTTCCTAAAGATCTACAACAACAAACTCAAGCTTTAATTTCCCTAGTTCAAGAATGCCACGATAAAAACTTAGCAAATGGCATGTCAATTCAAATGCTCAGTAATATCAACCAACACGCACTAGATTTGATTTCAGGCAAGCACAAACAAGATATAAAGCTTTATGGATCAAGTGGCGAAAAAACCCAATCTGGTAACCAAAGCTCTTTAGGTAAAGCCTAA
- the flgM gene encoding flagellar biosynthesis anti-sigma factor FlgM produces the protein MDIKNLTNSVMTSRANDQLKTPTKELDGRASTAKNSVDRVTLTDVLSQTRELEAKSQDVQIDNSARIAAIKAAISDGTYQIDSQKIAEKLIQTEALFAKA, from the coding sequence ATGGATATTAAAAATTTAACAAACAGTGTGATGACTAGTCGTGCCAACGACCAGTTAAAAACGCCGACTAAAGAGCTTGATGGACGAGCAAGCACAGCTAAAAACTCTGTAGACAGGGTTACTTTAACGGACGTTTTATCACAAACTCGAGAGCTTGAAGCAAAATCTCAAGATGTTCAGATTGATAATTCAGCACGAATTGCCGCAATCAAAGCTGCAATCTCTGATGGTACTTATCAAATCGATTCGCAGAAAATCGCTGAAAAGTTAATTCAAACTGAAGCCTTATTTGCCAAAGCCTAG